Below is a window of Chloroflexota bacterium DNA.
TCACTATCGGTCGTCCGGGATATTTAGCCTTGGGTTGTGGTCAACCCAGCTTCCCACAGGATTCCACGTGTCCCGTGGTACTCAGGAACAGAAGCGGAGCCCCGACCCTTTCGCCTACAGGACTTTCACCCTCTATGGTGGCCCCTTCCAGGGACCTTCGGCTAGAGTGGGGTTTGTAACTCCTTGGGAGGCCCTGGGGCCTCCCCCTCCTGCCCTACAACCCCCCAGGGGCATAGGGCCCAGACCCACTGAGCCCCTGAGGTTTGGGCTCCTCCCCGTTCGCTCGCCGCTACTAGGGGAATAGTTATCTCTTCCTCGGGGTACTTAGATGTTTCAGTTCCCCCGGTTCCCCGCCCGCCTTACGGCGGGCTGCAGGGGCATTACCCCCTGCGGGTTTCCCCATTCGGGCATCCCCGGCTAAGCCTGCTGAGCGGCACCCCGGGGCTTATCGCAGCTTTGCTACGCCCTTCATCGGTCCCGGACGCCAAGGCATCCACCACAGGCCCTTACCATGTTTGACCCGCCCCCAGCTCGAGACAAAATCCTTATTCACTTTTTAAGGTGCAAAAAGCGGCGGATGTCTCTCCGCCGCTGGAGTAAACATCCCAAAGGCTTGCATCAAGAAGTGTTGACTTGTATTTCTACCTCCTTCAAGGCTACCAAAAGTATAATCGCCCCCCTGCGGTCTGTCAAGCCCTGTTGTGGGCCTGGGGGTCAGGTGATAAAATCCTCAGGATGAGGATCCTGGCTACCAACGACGACGGTATCTATGCCCCGGGCCTGTGGAAGCTGGTGGAGGCCCTCTCCCCGCTGGGGGAGGTCTGGGTGGTGGCCCCCGATAGGGAGCAGAGCGGGGTGGGCACTTCCCTCACCCTCCACGACCCCCTGCGCCTCCAGCCGATAGCCCCTCCCATCCCCGGCATCCCTACCTTTGCCGTGGAGGGCACCCCGGGAGACTGCGTGGTGCTGGGCCTGGGCCAGGTGGTGAAGGGAGAGGTGGACCTGGTGGTGGCGGGGGTCAACCAGGGAGCCAACCTGGGAAACGATGTCTACGTCTCCGGCACGGTGGGGGCAGCTTTCCACGGCTACTTCTACGACCTCCCCGCTATAGCTGTATCCGTGGTCTCCTTCAAGGATGTCCTCTATGAGCCCGCAGCCCGCCTGGCCCGCCTCCTGGCCCAGAGGGTAGGCCAGGGGGTGCTGCCCCGGGGGGAGCTCCTGCTCAACGTAAACCTGCCCAACCTGCCCTTGAGCGACATAAAGGGGATGGAGGTGACCGGCCTGGCCCGCCGGGCCTACTCGGACATCATCAAGGAGGGCCACGACGGCAAGCGGGACTACTACTGGATTATGCGGGGCAGGGCGGAGTGGGACGACCAGCCGGGGACCGATATCAAGGCCATCAAAGATGGAAAAATCTCCATCACCCCCCTCCGGGCCGGCCCCGGGGCCAACCTGGTGGCCGGTGTGCTGAAGGAGCTTTGCCCCGAGCTCTTTGAGGCCCTCTTGACAGCAGCCTAGGAAAGCCTATATCATCAAGTTGCCACCGACCCTCGGGCGGTGAGCACAAAGTTAACCCGGAAAACAAGGGCTCGCTTGGATCGGAATGACCGAGACGGGCAAATAGGGGCAGTTTACAGCCCTCCCGGTCTTCCGG
It encodes the following:
- the surE gene encoding 5'/3'-nucleotidase SurE, which produces MRILATNDDGIYAPGLWKLVEALSPLGEVWVVAPDREQSGVGTSLTLHDPLRLQPIAPPIPGIPTFAVEGTPGDCVVLGLGQVVKGEVDLVVAGVNQGANLGNDVYVSGTVGAAFHGYFYDLPAIAVSVVSFKDVLYEPAARLARLLAQRVGQGVLPRGELLLNVNLPNLPLSDIKGMEVTGLARRAYSDIIKEGHDGKRDYYWIMRGRAEWDDQPGTDIKAIKDGKISITPLRAGPGANLVAGVLKELCPELFEALLTAA